TTTCTGATTTGCTCCTAAAGATTTTGCACTTAAAATATAGTCTATATTAATTCTATTTACTGCAGATACTCCTGCTATATAAATAGGTGCAAAAGCTGCTAAAAAAAGCAATATTATTTTAGAAGTATTATCTATTCCAAACCATAATATAAGTAAAGTATAGTAAGCAAGAGGTGGTAAGGGCCTATAAAACTCTACTATTGAATCAACTACTCCTCTAACTTTTCTAGAATATCCACTTAAAAGTCCTAAAGGTATTGCTGTTGAAATTGCTAAAGCTAAGGCTGTAAACAACCTTTGAAAACTTGCTCCTAAATGTGTAAATAAAGAAATTCCGTTATATCCCTCATTTAAAATTTTAATAAATGAATCTAATACTCTAGATGGAGAAGGTACTAGTGTTGAAGAAAACAATTCTATTTTCGTGATTAAAAACCATATTCCTAATATAGCTGCCCATGTAGCTATTGTAAGAGCTCTTTCAGTACTATGTTTTTTTCTATCTAAATAAGTATTTTCTTTCATAAGTCTCACCT
The genomic region above belongs to Senegalia massiliensis and contains:
- a CDS encoding ABC transporter permease; this encodes MKENTYLDRKKHSTERALTIATWAAILGIWFLITKIELFSSTLVPSPSRVLDSFIKILNEGYNGISLFTHLGASFQRLFTALALAISTAIPLGLLSGYSRKVRGVVDSIVEFYRPLPPLAYYTLLILWFGIDNTSKIILLFLAAFAPIYIAGVSAVNRINIDYILSAKSLGANQKKIFFKIVLPACLPQLFTGIRTAVGVAYTTLVSSEMVAATSGIGWMVLDASNFLKSDVIVVGILIMGFTGILIDYGLRYLEKRIVYWRGHV